A single genomic interval of Cydia strobilella chromosome 3, ilCydStro3.1, whole genome shotgun sequence harbors:
- the LOC134755618 gene encoding proton-coupled zinc antiporter SLC30A2-like isoform X2: MSEDSKPLIQFNDGKVSYGTGTGTDSPARGRRVIFCVHGNPSTGCCAVIETEDGGEPQRNGSIVEVERRLHCHRTRNEEIDKRARRKLIIASILCVIFMLGEIIGGYLSNSLAIATDAAHLLTDFASFMISLFSIWVASRPATRRMPFGWYRAEVIGALTSVLLIWVVTGILVYLAVQRVIYRQFEIDATVMLITSAVGVLVNLIMGLTLHQHGHSHGGGGGHGHSHGGSNPVLNNKDRTSESDVESSSSHQHDRDNRENINVRAAFIHVLGDFLQSFGVLVAAIVIYFKPSWDLVDPICTFLFSVLVLLTTFNIIKETLLVLMEGSPRGLDFQDVANTFLTLPGVVRVHNLRMWALSLDKTALSAHLAIRTGVSPQKVLEQATRLVHDKYNFFEMTLQIEEFSDGMEACNQCKMPQS; this comes from the exons ATTCAACGATGGCAAAGTGTCATACGGCACAGGCACGGGCACAGACAGTCCAGCGAGAGGCCGGCGGGTGATATTCTGTGTGCACGGCAACCCTTCAACAGGGTGCTGCGCTGTCATAGAGACTGAAGATGGGGGCGAGCCCCAGCGCAATGGGAGTATCGTGGAAGTTGAAC GACGACTACACTGTCACAGAACGAGGAACGAAGAGATAGACAAACGAGCGAGAAGAAAACTCATCATAGCCAGTATATTATGCGTCATATTTATGTTAGGAGAAATTATCG GTGGCTACTTATCGAACAGTCTCGCTATAGCCACGGATGCTGCCCACCTTCTGACGGATTTCGCCAGTTTTATGATATCCCTGTTTTCTATTTGGGTGGCCAGTAGGCCCGCTACTAGAAG AATGCCCTTCGGCTGGTACAGGGCGGAAGTAATAGGCGCCCTTACCTCAGTCCTCCTCATCTGGGTGGTGACCGGTATTCTGGTATACTTGGCCGTACAGAGGGTCATATATCGACAGTTTGAGATAGATGCTACCGTCATGTTGATCACTTCTGCTGTCGGCGTGCTGGTCAACCTCAT TATGGGCTTGACGCTGCATCAGCACGGGCACAGccacggcggcggcggtgggcACGGACATTCGCACGGAGGCAGCAACCCTGTTCTTAATaataag GACCGCACCAGCGAGTCCGACGTGGAGAGCTCGTCGTCCCACCAACACGATAGAGACAACAGGGAGAACATCAACGTGCGAGCAGCATTCATCCACGTTCTAGGAGATTTCTTACAGAGCTTCGGCGTTCTGGTTGCTGCTATCGTTATTTACTTCAAG CCGTCATGGGACCTGGTGGACCCGATCTGCACATTCCTGTTCTCGGTGCTGGTGCTGCTCACGACCTTCAACATCATCAAGGAAACCCTGCTGGTGCTTATGGAGGGCTCCCCTAGAGGACTCGACTTCCAG GATGTGGCGAACACGTTCCTAACTCTACCCGGCGTCGTGCGCGTCCACAACCTGCGCATGTGGGCGCTCTCACTCGATAAAACTGCCCTGTCGGCGCATTTAGCCATTC GCACCGGAGTGAGCCCACAGAAAGTCCTAGAGCAGGCGACGCGGCTCGTCCACGACAAATACAACTTCTTCGAGATGACGCTTCAGATCGAGGAGTTCAGCGACGGCATGGAGGCCTGCAACCAGTGCAAGATGCCGCAGTCGTGA